ATCGTGGCCACGGTCAGGGCGGCCGAGCCGAGCGCGTCAGTGGTCGACGTCCACGGCTCGATCGGGGGCGGCCGATCGCCGGCCAGCCAGAGGCTGAGCAACGTCGAGAGGGCGGTGCTCAGCACGGCGGCGGCGCCGGTCAGCCCGAGTACGACGGTGACCTTGGCGCCGAACAGCCGCAGCCGGTTGGGTACCGCCGTCAGTGTGGTCGCGATCGCGCCGGTGCGGTACTCGGACGTGATCGCCAGCGCGGCCAGGATCGCCAGCACCAGCTGGGTGATCGGCGCGACGACGACGGACATGTCGGCGCTCTCGTAGTGCGCCCGGTCTGCGGGCGGGGCGCCGTCCCAGGCCGCGACCATCGCGTGGCCGACCAGCGTGGCCAGGACGAAGAGCGGAAGCAGTGACGCGAGCAGCCAGTAGGTCGAGCGGACCGACCGTAGTTTGAGGCGCTCGGCGGCGATGGCGCTCTTGAAGGGGCGGTCACGCATGGTGCACCAGCCTGAGGTAGGCGTCCTCCAGCGATGAGCCGAGTGCGTCGAGTGGCTCCTCGGCCAGCAGGCGCCCGGAACCGATGATCACCACCCGATCCGCGGTCAGCGCCATCTCGGACATCAGGTGGCTCGAGATCAGCACCGCCCGTCCCTCGTCGGCCAGGCGGCGGGCCAGCGACCGGAACCAGCCGATGCCGGACGGGTCGAGGCCGTTGAGCGGCTCGTCGAAGATCAGCGTGGCCGGGTCGCCGAGCAGCGCGCCGCCGATGGCCAGGCGCTGCCGCATACCGAGCGAGAGGGCTTTGACGCGACGGTCGGCCACGGGGGTCAGACCTACCTCGTCGAGCACCTCGTCGACGCGGGCCGGCGCAATGGCGTTGCTGCGGGCGAGCACCCGCAGGTGCGTCCTGACGGGCAGGCCGCCGTGCACCGCGGCGGCGTCCAGCACCGCGCCGACGACGGTGAGCGGCCGGTCGTAGGCCGCGTA
This is a stretch of genomic DNA from Cryptosporangium phraense. It encodes these proteins:
- a CDS encoding ABC transporter permease is translated as MRDRPFKSAIAAERLKLRSVRSTYWLLASLLPLFVLATLVGHAMVAAWDGAPPADRAHYESADMSVVVAPITQLVLAILAALAITSEYRTGAIATTLTAVPNRLRLFGAKVTVVLGLTGAAAVLSTALSTLLSLWLAGDRPPPIEPWTSTTDALGSAALTVATIVVAALVGVGLGAAFRSSAGALAAVAGLLFVGPTIAVYLPDPWDERVSGVLLPSLAHTPEAAVALVLYPVLALGAGAWMMTRRDA